A region of Bradyrhizobium sp. SZCCHNS1050 DNA encodes the following proteins:
- a CDS encoding IS110 family transposase gives MKLSAALDTSSTKTAICVMNSRDGTIVFEASVLTDPAIIFEALAPYLPRLDKVGHEAGSVAPWLHRELVSLGLPMVLLEARQAAAALQAQRNKTDKNDARGLAHLVRAGWYRPVHVKSPESHKLRLLLAHRRTLKRKLLDIENEIRQSLKVFGLLVGPRVQRASFTARVRDLVAHDSLIGGITECMLRAWEALWAEYKRLHDLLVQMVGRDELCRRFCAIPGVGPVTALTFKAAIDDPHRFSKSKTVGAHFGLTSRRIQTGTSIDIEGHISKCGDGEVRTVLYEAASAMLVRSKKWCGIKAWGVRIAAKRGHKRAVVAVARKLAVVMHRMWIDGSVFRFAAEDESAAEPSFSNPTALAAAM, from the coding sequence ATGAAACTCTCAGCAGCACTCGACACCTCGAGCACGAAGACCGCGATCTGCGTCATGAACAGCCGCGACGGCACCATTGTGTTCGAAGCCAGCGTTTTGACCGATCCGGCGATCATCTTTGAAGCGCTTGCGCCGTATCTGCCGCGGCTCGACAAGGTCGGCCATGAAGCAGGCAGTGTAGCACCTTGGCTGCACCGTGAGCTCGTGTCCCTGGGCCTTCCCATGGTGCTGTTGGAAGCACGGCAGGCAGCGGCCGCCCTGCAGGCGCAGCGCAATAAGACCGACAAGAATGACGCGCGCGGTCTGGCGCATCTGGTGCGGGCGGGCTGGTATCGACCGGTCCACGTCAAGAGCCCGGAGAGCCATAAACTACGGCTGCTCCTCGCTCACCGCCGGACGCTCAAGCGCAAGCTGCTCGATATCGAAAACGAAATCAGACAGTCGCTGAAGGTGTTCGGTCTGTTGGTTGGACCGCGGGTTCAGCGGGCCTCGTTTACGGCGCGGGTGCGAGACCTGGTGGCTCATGACAGTCTGATTGGGGGCATAACGGAATGCATGTTACGGGCCTGGGAAGCACTATGGGCCGAGTACAAGAGGCTGCACGACTTGCTGGTTCAAATGGTCGGCCGGGACGAGCTCTGCCGGCGCTTCTGCGCCATTCCAGGCGTTGGTCCCGTGACCGCTTTGACCTTCAAGGCAGCGATCGACGATCCGCACCGGTTCAGCAAGTCCAAGACCGTGGGGGCGCATTTTGGGCTGACCTCCCGCCGCATACAGACGGGCACATCGATCGACATCGAAGGGCACATCTCGAAGTGCGGCGATGGGGAGGTTCGTACCGTGCTCTACGAGGCTGCGAGCGCGATGCTGGTGCGCTCCAAGAAATGGTGCGGCATCAAGGCCTGGGGTGTTCGGATCGCAGCCAAACGTGGCCACAAACGCGCGGTGGTGGCCGTTGCGCGTAAGCTGGCGGTGGTCATGCATCGCATGTGGATCGATGGATCTGTGTTCCGGTTCGCAGCCGAAGATGAAAGTGCAGCCGAACCGAGTTTTAGCAACCCGACGGCGCTCGCCGCCGCTATGTGA
- a CDS encoding IS110 family transposase, translated as MKLSAALDTSSTKTAICVVNSRDGAVVFEASVATDPAIIFEALSPYLPRLDKVGHEAGSVAPWLHRELVSLGLPMVLLETRQAAAALEAQRNKTDKNDARGLAHLVRAGWYRPVHVKSQESHKIRLLLGHRRTLKRKLLDIENEIRQSLKVFGLMVGPRVQRATFVARVHELVACDRLIAGVTDCVLRAWEALWAEYKKLHDLLVQMVGRDELCRRFCAIPGVGPVTALTFKAAIDDPHRFSKSKTVGAHFGLTSRRIQTGTSIDIEGHISKCGDGEVRTVLYEAASAMLVRSKQWCGIKAWGVRVAAKRGHKRAVVAVARKLAVVMHRMWIDGSVFRFAAEDKSPAEPNLSNPTALAAAM; from the coding sequence ATGAAACTCTCAGCAGCACTCGACACATCCAGCACCAAGACCGCAATCTGCGTTGTGAACAGCCGTGACGGCGCCGTCGTGTTCGAAGCCAGCGTGGCGACCGATCCTGCGATCATCTTCGAAGCGTTGTCACCGTACCTGCCACGGCTCGACAAGGTCGGCCATGAAGCAGGAAGTGTAGCACCGTGGCTGCACCGCGAGCTCGTGTCTCTTGGCCTGCCCATGGTCCTGTTGGAAACGCGGCAGGCCGCGGCTGCGCTGGAAGCCCAGCGCAACAAGACTGACAAAAATGACGCGCGAGGATTGGCGCACCTCGTGCGTGCGGGCTGGTATCGACCGGTTCATGTCAAGAGTCAGGAGAGTCACAAGATACGGCTTCTGCTGGGACACCGGCGAACGCTGAAGCGAAAATTGCTCGACATAGAGAACGAGATCAGACAGTCCCTGAAGGTCTTCGGATTGATGGTCGGACCGCGGGTCCAGCGCGCGACATTTGTAGCGCGAGTGCACGAGTTGGTGGCTTGTGACCGGCTTATCGCCGGCGTGACAGACTGCGTGTTGAGAGCGTGGGAAGCACTGTGGGCCGAGTACAAAAAGCTGCATGATCTGCTGGTGCAGATGGTCGGCCGGGACGAACTCTGTCGACGCTTTTGCGCCATTCCCGGCGTCGGCCCGGTGACGGCACTGACCTTCAAGGCGGCCATCGATGATCCGCACAGGTTCAGCAAGTCGAAGACCGTCGGCGCGCATTTCGGACTGACATCCAGGCGTATCCAGACGGGCACATCCATCGACATCGAAGGGCACATTTCGAAGTGCGGCGACGGGGAGGTGCGCACCGTGCTCTACGAGGCGGCGAGCGCGATGCTGGTGCGCTCCAAGCAATGGTGCGGCATCAAGGCCTGGGGTGTCCGGGTCGCAGCTAAGCGAGGCCACAAGCGCGCGGTGGTGGCCGTTGCACGCAAGCTGGCAGTGGTGATGCATCGCATGTGGATCGACGGATCTGTGTTCCGGTTCGCAGCCGAAGATAAAAGCCCCGCTGAACCGAATTTAAGCAACCCGACGGCGCTCGCCGCCGCAATGTGA
- a CDS encoding S8 family peptidase, producing MPARDRAAHAQTLTEQLDAIKPQAAARAEEQRAIGIDAGLGIYLRFDSEPNFPLKFESLDITGSGIQLCSVKTLQDNTMQATVFVPENKLELFLRKIEAYRDENTQPRTEHGIARPKNQDFVESISNIQLAALEALWTEETLPFPLPDAAITWELWLRREARIDHLARLRGYAEHFNLTVGEQVLNFVDRTVVLVRGTAIDLARSVEILGMIAELRLPKVTATFFTEMTSVEQRQWIDDLTAPAAGAPYVCLLDTGVNRAHALLAPLIDETDLHTYKPAWNVDDRYGHGTEMAGLASFGDLTDVLAAQGPVVCTHRIESVKIFNEDDPHEPELYGAVTEESAARVEVTADRNRVFCMSVTSTDGRDRGRPSSWSAAVDALAAGLDGAPKRLFLVSAGNTAADQRRNYPASNLTDGIHDPAQSWNALTVGGYTDKVTIDGNKWPQWQPLAPRGDLAACSCTSTTWTRWPFKPDIVMEAGNLASNPDVADPADLDDLQLLTTAHNFAGRPPLITFGDTSAAAALASRFAAMLWAKYPHMRPETVRALMAHFAEWTPAMLARFSHENGRVDYKTLLRCCGYGVPNLPRLLSSLDNCLTLVAETELEPFFKEGGTVKTREMRPHPLPWPIDELAELGDTEVMMRVTLSYFVEPSPGGRGWAPRYGYQSHGLRFAVRNPLETIADFERRINKFARDEEYRAPGLADPGWQFGRLSGLTSVGSLHSDVWRGTAASLAARGHLAVYPTMGWWNKRPHLNAWNRTARYSLIVTIETPGIETDIYTPVANQIGVPIEIEV from the coding sequence TTGCCGGCCCGCGATCGCGCGGCCCATGCGCAAACGCTGACTGAGCAACTCGACGCGATCAAACCTCAAGCCGCGGCTCGCGCCGAGGAGCAGCGCGCCATCGGAATTGATGCAGGCCTCGGCATCTATCTGCGCTTTGACAGTGAGCCGAACTTTCCGCTCAAGTTCGAGAGTCTGGATATTACCGGCAGCGGCATCCAGCTTTGCAGCGTCAAGACACTTCAAGACAACACGATGCAAGCAACCGTGTTCGTTCCCGAGAACAAGCTTGAGCTATTCCTCCGCAAGATTGAGGCCTACCGGGACGAGAACACACAACCTCGCACCGAGCACGGCATCGCACGCCCCAAGAACCAGGATTTCGTCGAGAGTATCAGCAATATCCAGCTTGCGGCGCTCGAGGCTTTATGGACCGAGGAGACCTTACCGTTTCCTTTACCCGATGCCGCCATCACCTGGGAACTATGGCTGCGCCGGGAAGCGCGCATCGATCATTTGGCTCGCCTGCGCGGTTATGCCGAACATTTCAATCTCACCGTTGGCGAGCAAGTTCTGAACTTTGTCGACCGCACGGTAGTCCTCGTGCGCGGAACTGCGATCGACCTCGCGCGATCGGTCGAGATTCTCGGCATGATTGCCGAGCTGCGCCTACCTAAGGTGACGGCCACCTTCTTCACAGAGATGACCTCCGTCGAGCAACGGCAATGGATCGACGATCTCACGGCACCTGCCGCGGGCGCCCCCTACGTTTGCCTACTCGATACGGGCGTTAACCGGGCTCATGCGCTGCTTGCGCCTCTTATCGACGAGACCGATCTTCATACCTACAAACCCGCTTGGAACGTCGATGACCGCTACGGTCACGGCACGGAAATGGCAGGCCTCGCCTCGTTTGGTGATCTGACCGACGTGCTTGCCGCACAGGGACCTGTGGTCTGCACGCACCGCATCGAGTCGGTGAAGATCTTCAACGAGGATGATCCGCACGAACCCGAGCTTTACGGGGCCGTTACAGAAGAAAGCGCGGCACGCGTCGAAGTCACCGCCGACCGCAACCGCGTCTTCTGCATGTCCGTGACTTCAACTGATGGACGCGACCGGGGACGGCCATCGTCCTGGTCAGCCGCGGTCGATGCACTTGCCGCGGGCCTCGACGGCGCACCCAAACGTCTCTTCCTCGTTTCGGCCGGCAACACCGCAGCCGACCAACGGCGCAACTATCCCGCCTCGAATCTTACCGACGGCATCCATGACCCCGCCCAATCATGGAACGCTCTGACGGTGGGCGGATATACCGACAAGGTGACGATCGACGGCAATAAGTGGCCTCAATGGCAACCGCTCGCGCCGCGTGGCGATCTCGCGGCGTGCAGCTGCACCTCAACTACCTGGACAAGGTGGCCTTTCAAGCCGGATATCGTAATGGAGGCTGGCAATCTCGCATCGAACCCAGACGTCGCCGATCCCGCCGATCTGGACGATCTTCAGCTGCTTACGACGGCGCACAACTTTGCCGGGCGGCCGCCGCTCATCACTTTCGGCGACACAAGCGCCGCCGCGGCGCTCGCGAGCCGTTTTGCCGCGATGCTGTGGGCGAAATACCCCCATATGCGGCCTGAGACGGTCAGGGCGCTTATGGCCCACTTCGCAGAATGGACACCGGCTATGCTCGCGCGCTTCAGCCATGAGAACGGCCGCGTCGACTACAAAACGTTGCTCCGTTGCTGCGGCTATGGCGTCCCAAACCTGCCGCGCCTGCTCTCCAGTCTGGACAATTGTCTCACGCTTGTCGCCGAAACGGAGCTTGAGCCTTTCTTCAAGGAAGGCGGCACGGTCAAAACGCGTGAGATGCGGCCGCATCCCCTGCCCTGGCCGATTGATGAACTCGCCGAGCTCGGCGACACCGAAGTCATGATGCGGGTCACGCTCTCCTATTTCGTCGAACCTAGCCCCGGCGGTCGTGGTTGGGCGCCGCGTTACGGGTACCAGTCGCACGGACTGCGCTTCGCCGTGCGCAACCCCCTTGAGACGATCGCCGACTTCGAGCGCCGGATTAACAAATTCGCGCGTGATGAAGAATATCGGGCGCCCGGCCTTGCCGACCCAGGCTGGCAGTTTGGCCGTTTGAGCGGCCTCACGTCGGTCGGCTCGCTGCATTCCGATGTCTGGCGGGGCACCGCTGCGAGCCTCGCGGCACGCGGCCATCTTGCGGTCTATCCCACCATGGGCTGGTGGAATAAGCGTCCGCACCTCAACGCGTGGAACAGAACCGCGCGCTACTCACTCATCGTAACGATCGAGACGCCCGGTATCGAGACCGACATCTATACGCCGGTCGCTAATCAGATTGGCGTTCCGATCGAAATTGAAGTTTAG
- a CDS encoding ATP-binding protein: MPSADQVKALISSLMEGDEGHFYSVAMQIAAHEARLGHGKLAEEIRALIDKAKARIAIPPKQPIPLARPRGEVAELLSVSYPNVHLKDLVFGAPTRKKLDRVIREQRAISLIRNSGLSPRRKLLLVGPPGTGKTLTASALAGELGLPLFVVRLDGLITKFMGETAAKLRLIFEALNQTRGVYLFDEFDSIGSARGLANDVGEIRRVLNSFLQMVEQDHSDSLIVAATNHVRILDQALFRRFDDVIQYDLPDKARIVEALKIKLGAFATGRIQWPKVAVTAQGLNFADITRACEDAIKDAIIHDRTSVTHSELVHAISDRKTAVTHNSK, from the coding sequence ATGCCAAGCGCCGACCAAGTCAAAGCACTGATCTCGTCTCTTATGGAGGGCGACGAAGGACATTTTTACTCTGTTGCAATGCAGATAGCCGCGCATGAAGCGCGTCTTGGTCATGGCAAGCTCGCCGAAGAAATCCGCGCGCTGATCGACAAGGCCAAGGCGAGGATCGCGATACCCCCGAAGCAACCCATCCCACTTGCGCGACCACGCGGCGAAGTCGCGGAGCTTCTCTCCGTCTCCTACCCCAATGTTCATCTCAAAGACCTGGTCTTTGGTGCTCCGACGCGGAAAAAGCTGGACCGCGTCATCCGCGAACAGCGCGCGATTTCACTCATTCGCAACAGCGGCCTTTCCCCCCGTCGCAAATTGCTACTGGTCGGCCCACCCGGCACTGGTAAGACGCTCACTGCTTCGGCGCTTGCCGGCGAGCTCGGCTTGCCGCTCTTCGTCGTTCGCCTTGACGGGCTGATTACGAAGTTCATGGGTGAAACCGCCGCCAAGTTGCGGCTGATCTTCGAAGCCCTCAATCAGACACGCGGCGTTTATCTCTTCGATGAATTCGACAGTATCGGCTCGGCCCGCGGCTTGGCCAACGATGTCGGTGAGATCCGCCGTGTGCTCAACAGCTTCCTGCAAATGGTTGAGCAAGACCATTCGGACAGCCTGATCGTTGCCGCTACAAATCATGTCCGCATCCTTGATCAAGCCCTATTCCGTCGTTTTGACGATGTCATCCAGTACGACCTTCCCGACAAGGCTCGTATTGTCGAAGCTCTAAAAATTAAACTGGGAGCTTTCGCAACCGGCAGAATCCAATGGCCCAAGGTCGCTGTGACGGCGCAAGGGCTCAATTTTGCGGACATCACACGCGCCTGCGAGGACGCGATCAAGGATGCCATCATTCACGATCGCACGTCCGTTACGCACAGCGAACTCGTCCACGCCATTTCAGACCGAAAGACTGCCGTTACGCATAACAGCAAATGA
- a CDS encoding helix-turn-helix transcriptional regulator, whose amino-acid sequence MVRRDIHAARQILARNLRRLRLAQGLTQEELANAAGLRQALVSELEASKLDVRLDTLSRLAIALDVSMSDLFAEAKRG is encoded by the coding sequence ATGGTTCGGCGGGACATTCATGCTGCGCGGCAGATATTAGCGCGGAATTTACGGCGTCTTCGGCTTGCCCAGGGCTTGACTCAAGAGGAATTGGCTAACGCGGCTGGTCTGCGGCAGGCTCTTGTCAGCGAGCTGGAGGCAAGTAAGCTCGACGTTCGGCTAGACACCTTGAGCCGGCTTGCGATCGCGTTGGATGTAAGCATGTCTGACCTATTTGCCGAAGCCAAACGAGGTTAG
- a CDS encoding site-specific integrase translates to MPALTDTAIRHALKRVEMSRKQENLADGEGRGTGRLVLVLKPMPKRVTADWMAQQWRDGKRTKKKIGAYPSLSLAQAREIYKRDFADVIQKGRSIKIATDTRPGTVADLFEGYVAALKDADKPSWKETEKGLNKIADTLGRNRLAREIEAEEIIELIRPIYERGAKSMADHVRSYLHAAFSWGMKSDNDYRQQSVRRFRLPFNPATGIPTEPKVKGTRWLDEDEFVQLYRWLECPDTPVHPSYPRAVQLIMLTGQRVEEIARLHVDQWDAEERIIDWSKTKNDQPHSVPVPLLAAELIESIKPNEYGWFFPSAKDPKKPVSHGTLYSFVWRQRDRGVIPYATNRDLRRTFKTLAGKAGVLKEIRDRLQNHALQDVSSKHYDRWHYMVEKRAGMAKWDRFVRAMLAKKRLKVAA, encoded by the coding sequence ATGCCCGCCCTAACCGACACCGCGATCCGACATGCGCTGAAGCGCGTCGAGATGAGCCGCAAGCAAGAGAACCTCGCCGATGGCGAAGGGCGTGGCACCGGCCGTCTCGTTCTCGTTCTCAAGCCCATGCCGAAGCGTGTCACCGCCGACTGGATGGCGCAGCAATGGCGGGACGGCAAACGCACCAAGAAGAAGATCGGCGCCTATCCCTCGCTGTCGCTCGCCCAGGCCCGCGAGATCTACAAGCGCGACTTTGCTGACGTCATTCAGAAGGGCCGAAGCATCAAGATCGCCACCGATACCCGCCCCGGCACCGTTGCCGATCTGTTTGAGGGTTACGTCGCGGCGCTCAAGGACGCGGACAAGCCATCCTGGAAGGAAACTGAAAAGGGCCTTAACAAGATCGCCGACACGCTCGGGCGTAATCGCCTTGCCCGCGAGATCGAGGCCGAGGAAATCATCGAGCTGATCCGCCCGATCTATGAGCGCGGCGCCAAGTCGATGGCCGATCATGTTCGCTCTTACCTACATGCCGCCTTTAGCTGGGGTATGAAGTCCGACAACGACTATCGGCAGCAATCCGTTCGCCGCTTCCGGCTCCCCTTCAATCCGGCGACGGGCATCCCGACCGAACCCAAGGTCAAGGGCACGCGCTGGCTTGACGAAGACGAGTTCGTGCAGCTCTATCGCTGGTTGGAATGCCCCGACACGCCGGTCCATCCCTCCTATCCGCGCGCCGTGCAACTCATCATGTTGACTGGCCAGCGCGTTGAGGAGATCGCGCGACTCCATGTCGATCAATGGGACGCCGAGGAACGGATCATCGACTGGTCCAAGACCAAGAACGACCAGCCTCACTCCGTCCCTGTGCCCTTGCTTGCCGCGGAGCTGATCGAGTCAATCAAGCCGAACGAATACGGCTGGTTTTTCCCTTCGGCCAAGGATCCGAAGAAGCCCGTCAGCCACGGCACGCTATATAGCTTCGTCTGGCGTCAGCGAGACCGCGGCGTGATCCCTTATGCAACAAACCGAGATCTCCGCCGGACGTTCAAAACGCTCGCCGGCAAAGCCGGCGTTTTGAAGGAGATCCGCGATCGCCTCCAAAACCACGCCCTGCAGGACGTCAGCTCCAAGCACTACGACCGCTGGCACTATATGGTCGAAAAGCGTGCCGGCATGGCGAAATGGGACAGGTTCGTCCGCGCCATGCTGGCGAAGAAGCGGCTGAAGGTGGCCGCATGA
- a CDS encoding RadC family protein, whose protein sequence is MPEKAPPPNDTPPDTPHYHGHRQRLRERFHSAGPDALNDYELLEMVLFAALPRRDVKPLAKALLKTFGSFAEVIHAPEPRLREIDGVGDASITQLKLIAAAAHRIAKGEVRQKHALASWQDVITYCRTSMAFADKEQFRLLFLDKRNQLIADEVQQTGTVDHTPVYPREVIKRALELSATAIILVHNHPTTPFSIKLDHAQPH, encoded by the coding sequence ATGCCCGAGAAAGCCCCTCCTCCCAACGATACGCCGCCGGACACGCCGCACTATCACGGCCACCGTCAGCGGCTGCGCGAGCGCTTTCACAGCGCCGGTCCCGACGCGCTCAACGACTACGAGCTGCTGGAGATGGTGCTGTTCGCCGCGCTGCCGCGGCGCGACGTCAAGCCGCTGGCGAAGGCGCTGCTCAAGACGTTCGGATCGTTCGCCGAGGTGATCCACGCGCCGGAGCCGCGGCTGCGCGAGATCGACGGCGTCGGCGACGCCTCGATCACCCAGCTCAAGCTGATCGCCGCCGCCGCGCACCGCATCGCCAAGGGCGAGGTGCGGCAGAAGCACGCGCTGGCGTCATGGCAGGACGTCATCACCTATTGCCGCACCAGCATGGCGTTCGCCGACAAGGAGCAGTTCAGGCTGTTATTTCTCGACAAGCGCAACCAGCTGATCGCCGACGAGGTGCAGCAGACCGGCACCGTCGATCACACGCCGGTCTATCCGCGCGAGGTGATCAAGCGCGCGCTCGAATTGTCGGCCACTGCGATCATCCTGGTGCACAACCATCCCACTACCCCCTTTTCCATCAAGCTCGATCACGCTCAACCACATTGA
- a CDS encoding alpha/beta fold hydrolase: protein MVQFRVRTLGFPELHRDGQPCPLALRKGLALLVYLAEAKGPVARDILATMLWPECSEEVARARLRRLLHRLQLTLGDGCLTIDRATIRWAEAVELEVESRLFEAACDRGEFELACRLYSSDFLDGFTPGDCPQFEEWAFFRREALRGRAVQALERVVRDRSAAGDHAAAAVHAGRLVAFDPLSEVYGRALIRSLMLAGDRAAAQRHLDALTQRLRDELGVAPEAETLALLAQGVAAQGDSAPPTRYVLGGGVHLAYQTYGTGSQDILLLPGFVSHVERIWEEPHCRALLSALARIGRLILFDRRGIGLSDRVGFSPSVEATARDIATVLDAAGSRRPVLLGASEGGPACITFAADHPERVAGLILFASLAKGSAAPGYPHALQASQYGIWLRQLVAEWGGPAGIETFAPSLAGDPQARAWWAGLLRAASSPGAIKGLLEAFRDTDVRHLLARVAAPTLVLHRRHDRAVLVGAGRHLASHIRHARFVELDGADHWMFAGDQRPALASIDAFIGSLQP, encoded by the coding sequence ATGGTTCAGTTCCGCGTCCGGACATTAGGCTTTCCCGAGCTGCATCGCGACGGCCAGCCGTGCCCGCTGGCGCTGCGCAAGGGCCTCGCTCTGCTGGTCTATCTGGCGGAGGCCAAAGGCCCTGTCGCGCGGGACATTCTGGCGACGATGCTCTGGCCGGAGTGTTCCGAGGAGGTCGCGCGGGCGCGGCTGCGCCGCCTGCTGCACCGGCTCCAGCTCACACTCGGCGACGGCTGCCTCACCATCGATCGCGCGACGATTCGGTGGGCGGAAGCGGTCGAGCTGGAGGTCGAATCCCGGCTGTTCGAGGCGGCGTGCGACCGCGGCGAATTCGAGCTGGCCTGCCGCCTCTATTCCAGCGACTTCCTGGACGGCTTCACGCCCGGCGACTGTCCGCAGTTCGAGGAATGGGCGTTCTTCCGGCGTGAAGCCTTGCGCGGCCGGGCGGTCCAGGCGCTGGAGCGCGTGGTGCGGGATCGCAGCGCGGCCGGCGACCATGCCGCGGCTGCGGTCCACGCCGGACGCCTCGTCGCGTTCGACCCGCTCAGCGAGGTCTATGGCCGCGCCCTGATCCGCAGCCTGATGCTGGCCGGCGACCGCGCCGCCGCCCAGCGCCATCTCGACGCCCTGACGCAGCGCCTGCGCGACGAGCTCGGTGTCGCTCCCGAAGCGGAGACGCTGGCGCTGCTGGCGCAGGGCGTTGCGGCGCAAGGCGACAGCGCACCGCCGACGCGCTATGTCCTGGGCGGCGGCGTTCATCTCGCCTATCAGACCTACGGCACAGGTTCGCAGGACATTCTGCTGCTGCCCGGCTTCGTCTCGCATGTCGAGCGGATCTGGGAGGAGCCGCACTGTCGGGCCTTGCTGTCCGCGCTCGCCAGAATCGGCCGCCTGATCCTGTTCGATCGCCGCGGCATCGGGCTCTCCGACCGGGTCGGTTTCAGCCCCAGCGTGGAGGCGACGGCGCGCGACATCGCGACCGTGCTCGACGCCGCCGGCAGCCGGCGCCCGGTGCTGCTCGGCGCCTCCGAGGGCGGACCGGCCTGCATCACCTTCGCGGCCGACCATCCCGAACGAGTCGCCGGGCTGATCCTGTTCGCCTCGCTCGCCAAGGGCAGCGCCGCGCCCGGCTATCCGCATGCGCTGCAGGCCAGCCAGTACGGCATCTGGCTGCGGCAGCTGGTGGCCGAATGGGGCGGCCCCGCCGGCATCGAAACATTCGCACCGAGTCTGGCTGGCGATCCCCAGGCGCGCGCCTGGTGGGCCGGACTGCTTCGCGCGGCATCCAGCCCGGGCGCCATCAAGGGCCTGCTCGAAGCCTTCAGGGATACGGACGTCCGCCACCTGCTCGCCCGGGTCGCTGCACCGACCCTGGTGCTGCACCGTCGCCACGATCGCGCCGTGCTCGTCGGGGCCGGGCGGCATCTCGCCAGCCATATCCGTCACGCGCGCTTCGTCGAGCTCGACGGCGCCGACCATTGGATGTTCGCCGGCGACCAGAGGCCGGCCCTCGCCAGCATCGACGCCTTCATCGGCAGTCTGCAGCCATAA
- the mddA gene encoding methanethiol S-methyltransferase, which produces MSGRLLIMLYAVASYAVFLGSFVWAVGFVGNYNYLTAKSIDVGVSSAVTEAVVVDALLLALFAIQHSVMARPAFKRALTRIIPAAAERSTYVLLSSLILLLLFWQWRPIPSPVWHVEGVAAGVLTGVHWLGWLIALSSTYMIDHFDLFGLRQAVLALRGSAGTAQPFRTPLLYRLVRHPLMLGFLLAFWATPEMSVGHLLFAALSTAYILVGLQLEERDLIAQFGDTYQRYRRRVPMLLPRLIGGRRTAETETEAEARGAQ; this is translated from the coding sequence ATGTCCGGGCGTCTCCTCATCATGCTCTACGCCGTCGCGAGCTATGCCGTCTTTCTTGGGTCGTTCGTGTGGGCGGTCGGTTTCGTCGGCAATTACAACTATCTCACGGCCAAGTCGATCGACGTGGGCGTGTCCAGCGCCGTGACCGAGGCCGTCGTCGTCGACGCGCTGCTGCTGGCGCTGTTCGCGATCCAGCACAGCGTGATGGCGCGGCCGGCGTTCAAGCGCGCGTTGACGCGCATCATTCCGGCGGCGGCCGAGCGCAGCACCTATGTGCTGCTGTCCAGCCTGATCCTGCTGCTGCTGTTCTGGCAATGGCGTCCGATCCCGAGTCCGGTCTGGCACGTCGAGGGTGTCGCCGCGGGCGTGCTGACCGGCGTGCATTGGCTCGGCTGGCTGATCGCGCTCTCCTCGACCTACATGATCGATCATTTCGACCTGTTCGGCCTCCGCCAGGCCGTGCTCGCCCTCCGCGGCAGCGCCGGGACGGCGCAACCTTTCAGAACGCCGCTGCTGTATCGGCTGGTGCGCCACCCGCTGATGCTGGGCTTCCTGCTGGCCTTCTGGGCCACGCCGGAGATGTCGGTCGGCCACCTGCTGTTCGCCGCCCTCAGCACAGCCTACATCCTGGTCGGGCTGCAGCTCGAGGAGCGCGATCTGATCGCCCAGTTCGGCGACACCTACCAGCGCTACCGCCGGCGGGTGCCGATGCTGCTGCCGCGACTGATCGGCGGCCGGCGGACCGCCGAGACGGAGACGGAGGCGGAGGCGCGCGGCGCGCAGTAG